In Aedes albopictus strain Foshan chromosome 3, AalbF5, whole genome shotgun sequence, the following are encoded in one genomic region:
- the LOC115255828 gene encoding uncharacterized protein LOC115255828: MSVLGFLVLASLLGCGFAHVPYHRSGRHFCGHHRQPHAYQWEVLKDHVNSYQPRYHDSYYYNYPSPAKYVHKPEPKPHKQEPKSYKPEPKPHMPDIKHCSSHEEGQKYLQLYRLIRVIDLFRAPPKYHKKITSLDKLVQQLTKQSLQDELVKLVRHVEGYEQVTQLEHGHPDHEMYVLVNDDARLLLTIQKTLNALDLDDYDDHYHDQQHRDHQQHKQHHGCCYHHKELCYELRQLRDQANSLKLSHLKKQPIKGHAFQSKSLDNLDQQQQQYHQQIEEQMLNEFAAAMERFVQEQVIDTKYNQMYGKPQQEPAPFIDDVIHPVPSKTPEQASAPWIGSFFGMGNHVPGHQLSDPAKMDNIDEQKRQEAEDIAEDAAEAAEGEARELPDDDEGKLDGPTRLDLLADLVGSRKNESTPEPVAVLSRQKLL; the protein is encoded by the exons ATGTCCGTACTGGGATTTTTAGTGTTAGCATCTTTGTTGGGATGCGGTTTTGCACATGTACCATATCACCGGTCAG GTCGTCACTTCTGTGGTCATCATAGGCAACCACATGCCTACCAatgggaagttttgaaagatcatGTTAATAGCTATCAACCCAGATACCACGATAGTTACTACTATAATTACCCTAGTCCTGCCAAATACGTTCATAAACCAGAGCCAAAGCCCCATAAGCAAGAGCCAAAGTCCTATAAGCCAGAGCCAAAGCCCCATATGCCCGATATTAAGCACTGTTCGTCACATGAAGAAGGCCAAAAGTACCTGCAACTGTACCGTCTCATCCGAGTAATTGACCTGTTTAGGGCACCGCCCAAATATCACAAAAAAATCACCTCTCTGGACAAACTGGTGCAACAGTTGACCAAACAATCGCTCCAGGACGAGCTTGTGAAACTGGTTCGTCACGTCGAAGGGTACGAGCAAGTTACTCAACTGGAACATGGTCACCCGGACCATGAAATGTACGTCCTTGTCAATGACGACGCACGGCTGCTACTGACAATCCAAAAGACCCTAAATGCACTGGATTTGGATGATTACGACGACCACTATCATGACCAACAACACCGTGATCATC AGCAGCACAAGCAGCATCATGGATGCTGCTATCACCACAAAGAACTCTGCTATGAGCTGCGTCAGCTCCGGGATCAGGCAAATTCGTTAAAGTTGTCTCACTTGAAAAAACAACCGATAAAAGGACACGCGTTTCAGTCAAAGAGTTTAGACAATTTGgaccaacagcaacagcagtatCATCAGCAGATCGAAGAACAAATGCTGAACGAATTCGCCGCAGCCATGGAGCGATTCGTTCAGGAGCAGGTGATCGACACCAAATACAATCAGATGTATGGTAAACCTCAGCAAGAACCAGCGCCTTTTATCGATGATGTGATTCATCCGGTTCCTTCGAAGACACCGGAACAAGCAAGTGCACCATGGATAGGTTCCTTTTTTGGAATGGGTAATCACGTGCCAGGGCATCAGCTCAGCGACCCAGCGAAGATGGACAACATCGATGAACAGAAGAGAC AAGAAGCCGAAGATATAGCCGAGGATGCAGCGGAGGCTGCCGAAGGAGAAGCCCGAGAACTTCCAGACGACGATGAGGGGAAACTCGATGGCCCTACTCGATTGGATCTGCTTGCAGATTTGGTTGGCAGTAGGAAGAACGAATCTACGCCGGAGCCGGTTGCCGTGCTTTCTCGGCAAAAGCTGCTCTAA